TTTCTTTTAAACGTGACCATAAAAATGGGAAAAATAAAAGTCctccaataaaatattatattttaacttaGTACATATGATTTATGAATTTGAAACAATAATTGTAAAAGatatgatttgaaattttaatttctgATTGGTAGACTAAATAATTGTTAGTTTAAGTAAAGAAGATAGAAACAGAGTCCCCCTTCTAAGGTATAAATACCAAGCAAACGAAGTGTTCTTCGCTGGTTCCATCCGAGTTTCGTTCTTCATTCTTCTCCCATTAAAATCCCTTAAATTCCCTCTCAATATCCTCTCCAATTCGAATTCAATCTTTTAGAAATCCATAGAATCCGCCATGGTTGTTCTGTCTCAGCCAACATTAGATTTGAACCAATATTCTCTTCTCCGATCAACATGCAAACCCACCGCCTCCTTCGCCGATATTCCTGAAATTGACCTCTCAGATCCAAACGCCAAGTCCCATATTATCAAAGCTTGCGAAGAATTCGGCTTCTTCAAGCTCGTAAACCACCGTGTTCCTGTCGAGTTGATGACTAAACTCGAAGATGAATCCCTCtgtttttttaaactttcagAGTCTGAGAAAGATAAAGCTCGCCCTCCTCACCCTTTAGGCTATGGCTGTAAAAACATCGGCTCCAATGGCGATAAGGGTTGGATTGAATATCTCCTCCTTAACGCTAATCCTCTCCCCATTTTATCCCAAAACTCTTTCCTGTAAGTTGCAAGAAAAAGCAGAGAACTCTGTTTTTTTCGTAATCCCATGTCTTTATAAGTTCACAATACGTTATTCATCTTTGTAAAACGGAACAATctgttttcgtttttttttttttttttttttttttttgtttccctttttttaatttgtgcGGATGTTGTTGCAGCTGTGCGGCTGAAGAGTATGTGAGAGCGGTGAAGAAGCTAAGCAGTGAAGTGGTGGAATTAATAGCAGAAGGATTAAAAATGGAGCCAAGAAACGGCATAAGCAAGCTTCTAAACGACGAGAAAGCAGATTGCTGTTTCAGAGTAAACCACTATCCGCCATGTCCAGAAATGCAATCTTTGGGCGGACGAAACATGATTGGATTCGGAGAACACACAGACCCACAAATCATATCGGTTTTAAGATCAAACAACTCAAGCGGCTTACAAATCTGCCTCAGAGACGGCGCGTGGGTTTCAGTGCCGCCGGACGCCGGGGCCCTCTTTGTGAATGTCGGCGACGCGCTGCAGGTGATGACTAACGGAAGATTCAAAAGTGTGAAGCATAAAGTGGTGGCGGATCCGAACAGAGAGAGAGTTTCGATGATTTACTTTGGGGGGCCGCCGTTGAGTGAAAAGATTACGCCATTGCCGCAGCTTTTAGAAGAGGGAGAAGAAAGCTTGTACAAGGAATTCACTTGGTGGGAATACAAAACGGCGGCGTATAAGACTAAATTGGCTGATTATAGGCTTGGTGCCTTTGAAAAGAGTCCAAATTCTTaagacttttttttaaaaaaaatatataaatttgtttcGTTGACCAAACTTTAATTCCCTTTCCATAAATAGCAATTCGTATAGGGATTTTCTTGTTTGTGAAGGAATTATTGAAGGGAGACTCACACAATGCTGCCTTTGATAATCTTATATGGTTAGATGTATTTCCAACGTATATTTAATGGTAAGTAACAActgttatattttattatcataaAATACTTTGAATCTGTTATTTGTCACttcaaataattaagtataGGATTTTGGAAGATAATACTCCCGAAAGTTAAGTTGAATTCAAATTTAacatagttaattatttatgatttatttatgattatgaccctataatttagagaagtatTCTATATAAATTCTATATACACTTTCTAACCTTAAAAATGctactattttgtattttgtaacattGTCTCCAATAAATTCGATCTTCCTCTGTCTCGTAAACGTAGTTAATTAACACGTTATAGTGAACCACATAAATTTGTGTATCGATTCTCTATTAGTAAATCTTTGTGTCGattgtttactattttatgtTTCTATATTCTTCATTTTCGATTGTGTAACAAATTGTATTGTGATGGTCACGTATATTTTATTGACTATTAGCCTGCGATCTAGAACATAGGTGCAAACAAGAATGAGGAGAAGTTCGAGAAAACTTAGATATAATAAACATAACAAACCATCTCAAGATCCTAATTGTGCGACTACCTAAATTCACATAGAACATTAATTGTGTCAAATACAAACGtggtatatataataaatatggtCACATTTTGTTTGTTCTAAATGTTTTTTGCTCAAAGGTTGTAGAGTTAAATAGTGAATTATGATGTGAAAACAAGTTTCACTTAGAAAAGAAGGAAGGAAAACATGTCATATTCTTGTATGGTAAagaaaattaaggaaatttgaaTCAATATGCAAGTTTTGACATTCATGTTTCAACTCTTGAGTAAAATTGGGACGAcctttaaagatatttttttattctcaatTATTGACAAAGAAAACCAGGtaatacaaaaataatttagaattattttggtttcttattGAATATTGAAAATCTGCATGGTTCGTGGTTCGAATTCCCTATtctattatattaaaaagaaaattcattaaattctatttaaaaagtttttaatgTTCTCcctttaaatatttgatataagattttgccccaaaaaatatatatctggCATTAATTATACATATAGTTGAACGTTAACTTGAAAACATTGACCAAATGTTTGGTTACAAttcttaatattaatttttaaaaattgttggGCAAACATTGACAAAATATACGTGATTTGATAATAATTTGGCTCATAATTTGTggctattgttttttttaaaaaaataaaaatacttatGCCCAATTTCTATATGTATTTTGGTAACCTAActttaaaatactaaaaatatattaattttttatatatacaaaacattttgacaagttttaaaaacttgaaaattttattcttaaaaaaacttgaaattAATTCATGTGGGTTtcgattattttaatttctataagTTAGTCgaaagttttgaaatattttgaaatgttgataatattgaaagaaaatgTATGTAAATCAACTTAATTTATAGATGAAAAGGCTATTTTCAAATCTAGAAAAATGAGTCAATTTACTTATAAATATAACTAAATATCACTATCAACTAATAATAGAAAATGATAGACATAGATAGATATCTATTATGATCCTATAAATgtttatcagtatctatcacaAATAGAAAGTGACATTTtgcaatatttgaaaatattttcagtagttttatcatttaaaaaattaccctagattaaattataaatttggtccCTATAATTTGGAGAAAGCTAAGTTGATCCTTATAAAGTtctaaaagttagaatttagtctatatgatttgataaaatctcGTAAATAGTccttatggtttgataaaaatATCCTCTTAAATAATCTCTACTGTAATActatttatgagaattttatcaaactatagaacctAACTtccaattacaaattacaataattaaaatttaactttttccaAACTATCAAGaccatatttacattaaaaattCCAAACAAATAGATTACAAAGTTACTAAACAAATAATTTGTGTTTAGATTACAAAGTTACTAATCAAATAATTTGTGTGTGGTTTTAAGTACAACAAGGGTAGAAGGATTCGAATAAGAGATTTCATGATATTATGGTATGTGCTATGTTGGTTTTGGCAATAATTTGTgtgttagaatttttttttcccaaataataaataaaatcataatCAAACCAACTTTTAAGCTAACCATAACATCAATGTTTTGAAAAGACTATACTTAGTACTTGTTTTTCTTCACATAAACATGCCTACTTTAACGAAACTTTATGTGGTGGTAGCATTCTCTTGcctcaaatttaaatttcaatcaCATAAATACCCATCGCAAAAGCTAAAAggatttttctttaattgatGCAACTCTTCCAAATGGTCACAATCCCCTACTTGCTAGGCTTGCTTTTAAAGCCCTAAAGAATTACTAAAACCATCCATTCTGTGAATTATGGCAATTCTAttgcaaattttaaaaagaaaaaataataaaaaagaaataactatAACATATCAActtaaacttctaaatttaattgagaatttaTACTAGAAgcagttgcaaatataacaattgggcccaaaatatttttaaatataacacaatgcaaaagaatttacaaatatagcaaaaattaGTTCACTTTCGAATTAAAGTCCATCggtgatagaccatatcgttAATAGGGTCTgttagtgatagaccatatcattagcttgtgtctatcagtgatagagtctattattgatagagagtttgctatatttgtaattctttaaaaatgttgttatacacttaattacTATCCTTAAAGATGTTATCAAATGCAATTACCCTTTTATAGTATGCGTCatcaaatatcaataataaatatttatatatgtatGCCAAtatgactattttttttaatcttaatattgatataatattGTCTATTTTAACGgtaggtctttttttttttttttttactacaaCACACATGGGTATGAAAATTTGAACTTCCAATATCAAAGGAAGAAACATATGACaattagataaaaatatttatataattcagGGAACATACTTTTTCTGGTTTCTAGGTTTTaggtttagtttctatttagttcctagatttcaaaatattaaacatttagtccttaaggtttgaatttggtttcaattagtttttagatttcaaaatattacaattttacccttaagatttaagttttctttcaatttgatcatagatttcaagatttaaaatctcaacattgatttttcactaaaaactcaatttttgcCTTTAACGTTAATATCTAcggattaatttaaaaataattacaattaattaagtaactatttttcatcaccactgaattaaatttaaaatttaaaatcataattattattttaaattaattaatagatattagCATCAATTATTGAGAATGAGTATTTGATAAAAAGGTAAggttaaatttgtaaatcttgaaatctaggaaccaaaattgaacaaaattcaaatttcaaagatcaaattgtaacattttgaaaataagtgacaaaattgaaattaaactcaaaatttaaggactaaatatgTAACATTTTGGAAGAGCCCAAATAGAACCTAAACTCAAAATCGATGgatcaaaaaattattttttccctATAGTTTAATTGTAATAATCCATCATCTTAAGTTTTGGAGTTGATTTACGACTTAAAATCCATTAAACTATATTCTTATTGACATTTTAAGCTCGTTACGGAAACAAAATAATAGCTCAACATGATACTCTTCTCAATTTTAACTAATGTGGTCTTCATTGTATTGCATTATATTGCATGTATCATGATTTTAATAAACATATTGTATTAGTATTGGTTGAATTGTtgttattaaaaacaaaaatatagtACTGGTTTGAATTGTTTTAGGATGATCATTAAAAATGTGTCCAAATTAAACGAACACATAAAAGCaaatatataaacatacatacacacaatatgatttgaatttgtATTGTGGGTTTTCTTTTCACTTGCAGAAAGGTGACATGTTCAAAGGTTTATGataaactttaaaataataataataataataataatagtaaatgaataaatataaaggaaaaaaaaaaaagacagctTTTGAGGACAAAGAAACAATACTTCTGCATGTGAGAGTTTCTTCTTATATGTTGCGTCTTGGGTCTTCAGAAACAGCATTTTAAGCAACTTGTCTCTGCCTCTAAATATCACACAAATATTAGGGTTTTCGTTCGGTGAATTGAAGCGATTATAGCGAAAAATTAATCATAAGGGGATGAATTACGATAAATTTAATTGTATTAATACTCCAACTCTCTCCTTAAATTGTAGGCTTAAAAATAGGAATAAATGAAGTTACAAAAGTTTGATACACATATAAGGTATCATGTTCGGGTAACATGTTGAAtcatcaatcaacttaaaaACTCTAGatcccatttgataaccatttttttaaaaattgaacgATTTATATCGTTCTTAAGTATTAAGAtggaattcttagtcaaattctaaaaaagaaaacgaGTTTTTgaaacctatttttttttttttaaaaatgtcttaatttttaaaatattggtaaaagatATAGATAACATAGAAAAAATTAGAAGTGAAAAGACcgtttatatagttttaattttcaaaaattaaaaattaaaaattaattaattactacaCAAGACCTTGAGGGGTTGTTTGGGGACTGAAGTGAATTTGTAATGAGCGTTTTGGGTCTAATATGTAATATCAAACTAGTTCATTCAATTCCCACAATTTTCAATCCAACCATTTTTTTCACAATTTTTACAGTCCACGATCTCATTTTCGTTCCGCTCTCAATTTCTTGAGCTTTTCAATACtccttttattttcaataattttaatcACGTTCTAGCCTCCCAAACCGTCTCCAAATATTTTCGCTGGAAATTAGTTTTTATAATCAATGCGGAAGtagaaatgaaaacaaaaattatttatttatctatttactcTTTATGTTCTGACACAACGTGGTCAACATAAGAAAGGTAAATGTTGACAAGATTCAATACAccaaatctaattttaatttcatttcaccaaagaaaaaaaacatatatcacatcaaaattctaaaaagggaaaagaaaacgACGTCACATCAAAATTAAACACCGGTTTTAAAAACACGtgatattcaattttttatttgttaatatttagaatatttttctggtaaagaaaaaggaaaatcaagcaaacaaaacagagagaataaaaacaagaaatgtaactatttttttagtacaacaaaaatgtaattgattcttatttgtttttaattatccaatcttaaaaaaaatattttaaaatgataaaattattaaaaatatttataaataatagtaaaatatcacaatgTATCTACCATAAATCGCGATAGATTATCATCTATATTTATCATGACACAGATTAAACGCATATAGTAGTCTATTGCGGTCTATCACAGATaaatagtgaaatttaattatatttgtaaataatttgatttattttcttatattcgAAGACAACCTTTTTAAATAATCTTTTCGTTTCATTACTTtagcatttttaaaatatagcacTAAAATTATAAGAATATGAAAAGGATTAAACCTTCAAATAATTAAAGAGGTTAACATTTATACAATAACTTCATTTCAAAATGAAATGGACATTTTGGAACTCAAatcatcaaaataaaaataaaatgaaagttTGAATATTTCTGTGATTTAAATGTCAGACTTACAAACAATTTAGACTTCATTGGATAActatttgacttttaatttttagtttttgaaaattaagcctataaacactcATTCCATCCCTAATTtcatgttttattatctacttttttatcaatattttcaaaaattaaataaaaatttgaaaactaaaaataaatagcttttaaaaatttatttttgtttttaaaatttggttaagaattcaacacCTATATATAAGAAATATAGAAACCGTGGTAAGAAATTGAgataaaatagatttaattttaaaaaaccaaaaataaaaaatggaacgGTTACTATACGGGCCTctaacttttagtttttgttgcgaataaaatataatttaattagttaaactattTCAACTTGATGTAGAGATTAAGTTTTCCCTTACATATGgtttgacaaaaaaaaacaaacaaacttagtttttgaaagaaaataaaagccACATTTTCCTATTAATTTTATTTCGATAGTTTAGAAagtagaagaaaaaataaatttatgaaattattatGAAACGAGTCTAAAAATGTTGTCTGATAATTAGTCAACAgttaaaatatgatattttatcatgaattcttttaaataattttttttttaaaaaaaagaaactagtaAAAAGCAAAGTGTTGGAGGCATTCATTTACCATTCTTGGAATTTTGTAGAGTTGttatatttagttaaataaaatttttaaaaacaggacagtttttaaatattaaaagaaatattagAACTTCTGAGGTGTCGGTCAacatatatatgattttttaaaaaaaaaaaattaaaatcaatattttcaaaattattggtttaaaaaagaaaaaattcaattcTTTGCATTTGATTGAAAAAGGACATCGGTGAAAATTTCTCCATATTTATTGGATCCAATAGGtagaaatgttaaaaaaaaaatcgatgactcaaaaaaatcgatcaattcaatccaacccatacaatttgggttgggttatcaactcattttggTTGGATtgaattcaaataaatgaaatttgtgTGGATTGAGCTTATTCATGGATTCACCTAAAATGACCCAAACCAACCTGAACCAAtccgaacttattattaactttataatgtatattttttacttatgatatagtcatatatacatatatttatttaaatttttatcatttttttgaataatttattctccagCAAGTCCTAAAACAGTTCTTTAgtactttagaaagaaaatattcattatataaattgaaattgagtggttaattttaattcactatatgtaattaaatcaaatttttacatattaataaCTTTCTTTTAGAAAGATAAGTAATTAACAACCTAAACAATTGGGTTGGAAACCCATCAACACCCCTACCTATAGGTAAGAAAGAGGTTAATAGTATGAACATTATGTCAATTGAGAATTAAAGAAACACAaccttataaaattttgaaatattcagatgtttttaaaaacatagGAATTATATAGACATAATCTGAAAATTTTGGATAAATGGAAAAAATGTCTAAAATGGTATATAATGGAATCGACATCCAATGTGAAAACGATAACTTTTGAGaatttaattcaacaattaaaaaTGGACTAAAAATTGACTCCAAAAGTGAAATATAAAAGCTTAGTTTCAAAAAGGATTTCTTTAAGGATCGATGTTTTCTTCGATGATAGTGACACATAGGAATTTGGTCAAATAATGTCATTGAGAGGCGAATTATTTTGTGTGTGGGGATGCCAATAATTAATTTCAGTTGGTTCGTTCTTAACAATACAACATTTAATTAGCCATTCATTTTAGTCCATAAAGAGTGGCTTGGAAAAATGGAATAcatatgaattgaattcactAGCAAATTGATTATACCTCAACTTTGGAGACTCTAAAATGTAGTCAAGGTACGTTCTGATAAGCGATGTCCTGTAGACAATTATTTGCTATGCAGGGCTACAAATAGACTGTAGCGATCATCTCAATAGAATACAACGACTAACTCTAATAGAATTGCAACCTCGAACTACTTGGATCTGGTAGAATTCTTAGATATttgctctcaactcaactcaattcaagaacaaaagaaagaacTTTTTACTTTGGAATGTGATACTACCAATGAAAAACCAAGTTGCTATTTATAAGCTAGCAACTTAATAGCTctctaaaatacaaaataaaatcaaataaatacgaaaattgaagaatttgtcaattttaactcaattgagttattACTTGATAAAAACCAAACATAATTgattcaaattgaagaaactacaaatttaactctcatacatgttaaatttgtacatgaaaagttttaatccaatttaaaagtttataaacaatgaatttaatcCACACGAGTAAATCCAAATTTATGTTTCAATATTCAATTGTTTTACTTTCTTTCATTGTATATATATCCAACACATATTTTGACTATGATTTGTCAAAGTATATTTCTTAATTGATATATGTtagtgatatataattaaatctactTTCACCTATTAGCTTAAGTTTTTGAGTCATTTGGTGATttaagttggtatcagagtaggTGGTCCAGGGAGGTTATGTGTACAAACCACTGCATTGTTGTTTTTgttagagttaaacaacatgcagcgaAAGTATCAatgatccataagcattctaattcactaattttggcaaaactaaagcatgttgttcataaaaatgggttttcagaatatacctttgaagaactcttcaagaaaatcgTATATTtagctgctgtcttcacttaatatcaacgtgaaccacctcaaagtcttccctactatgcacttggagctttaggcagagttgtg
The nucleotide sequence above comes from Benincasa hispida cultivar B227 chromosome 3, ASM972705v1, whole genome shotgun sequence. Encoded proteins:
- the LOC120074218 gene encoding gibberellin 2-beta-dioxygenase-like → MVVLSQPTLDLNQYSLLRSTCKPTASFADIPEIDLSDPNAKSHIIKACEEFGFFKLVNHRVPVELMTKLEDESLCFFKLSESEKDKARPPHPLGYGCKNIGSNGDKGWIEYLLLNANPLPILSQNSFLCAAEEYVRAVKKLSSEVVELIAEGLKMEPRNGISKLLNDEKADCCFRVNHYPPCPEMQSLGGRNMIGFGEHTDPQIISVLRSNNSSGLQICLRDGAWVSVPPDAGALFVNVGDALQVMTNGRFKSVKHKVVADPNRERVSMIYFGGPPLSEKITPLPQLLEEGEESLYKEFTWWEYKTAAYKTKLADYRLGAFEKSPNS